A single genomic interval of Haloterrigena salifodinae harbors:
- the minD gene encoding cell division ATPase MinD yields the protein MSHETVYAIASGKGGVGKTTTTVNLGTALAQAGERVAIVDADLGMANLAGFVSLTPDSTTLHDVLSGNASIDDATYRITDNIVAVPSGTGLDEYADTSPEGLREVVADLRERFDYVFLDVGAGVSHETVLPLGLADAVVLVSTPEPAAVHDSKKTLELTERAGGEVSGLVVTRTRPDSDVSYEEIAARLETPLLATIPDDPAARESVYAGTPLVVYEPDGPAAGAYRQLAADLAGIAVADTTVDADAAAESETADSDDETTEGSAEREAAHDDVSSAITEAESDT from the coding sequence ATGTCTCACGAGACGGTCTATGCTATCGCGAGCGGGAAGGGCGGCGTCGGGAAGACGACGACGACGGTGAACCTCGGCACGGCGCTAGCCCAAGCCGGCGAGCGCGTCGCCATCGTCGACGCCGACCTCGGAATGGCGAACCTCGCCGGGTTCGTCAGCCTCACCCCCGACTCGACGACGCTGCACGACGTACTGTCCGGCAACGCGTCGATCGACGACGCCACCTACCGGATCACCGATAACATCGTCGCGGTCCCCAGCGGCACCGGCCTCGACGAATATGCCGACACCTCCCCCGAGGGCCTGCGCGAGGTCGTCGCGGACCTCCGCGAGCGGTTCGACTACGTCTTTCTCGACGTCGGCGCCGGAGTCAGCCACGAAACCGTGCTCCCGCTCGGCCTGGCCGACGCCGTCGTTCTCGTCTCCACGCCCGAGCCCGCGGCGGTCCACGACTCGAAGAAGACCCTCGAGCTGACCGAACGCGCCGGCGGCGAGGTCTCCGGGCTCGTCGTCACGCGAACCCGCCCCGACAGCGACGTCTCCTACGAGGAGATCGCCGCGCGCCTCGAGACCCCTCTCCTGGCGACGATCCCCGACGATCCTGCGGCCCGCGAGAGCGTCTACGCCGGAACGCCGCTGGTCGTCTACGAACCCGACGGACCCGCCGCCGGCGCCTACCGCCAACTCGCGGCTGATCTGGCCGGCATCGCAGTTGCCGACACGACGGTAGACGCCGACGCGGCCGCCGAGTCTGAGACCGCCGATTCGGACGACGAGACGACCGAGGGGTCCGCCGAGCGGGAGGCGGCCCACGACGACGTCTCGAGTGCGATCACCGAGGCCGAATCCGACACCTGA
- the prf1 gene encoding peptide chain release factor aRF-1: MSQEGEQEQSDRKKYEFRKVLEDLKEYDGSGTQLVTIYIPEDRQVSDVVQHVTQEHSEAANIKSKQTRTAVQDALTSIKDRLRYYDTFPPEKGMVLFSGAVDSGGGRTDMVTKVLESPPQPVESFRYHCDSEFLTEPLEEMLADKGLYGLIVLDRREANVGWLKGKRIEPVKSASSLVPGKQRKGGQSAQRFARLRLEAIDNFYQEVAGMANDLFVPRRHELDGILVGGPSPTKDEFLDGDYLHHEIQDNVIGKFDVAYTDESGLKDLVDNAEEALADAEVMKDKKVMEEFFEELNAGDQATYGFEQTRRNLMMGAVDRLLISEDLRKDVVTYDCPECGNTDREVIDRRKSTPDHSCNDCGTEVEATEDDREDAIDHLIEIAEQRGTETKFISTDFEKGEQLYNAFGGFAGLLRYSTGV, encoded by the coding sequence ATGAGCCAGGAGGGCGAACAGGAGCAATCCGACCGGAAGAAGTACGAGTTCCGGAAGGTTCTCGAGGATCTCAAGGAGTACGACGGCTCCGGGACGCAGCTCGTGACGATCTACATTCCCGAAGACCGGCAAGTCAGCGACGTGGTCCAACACGTTACGCAGGAACACAGCGAAGCGGCTAACATCAAGTCCAAGCAGACGCGGACGGCCGTCCAGGACGCGCTGACGAGCATCAAGGACCGCCTGCGGTACTACGATACGTTCCCGCCGGAGAAGGGGATGGTGCTGTTCTCCGGGGCCGTCGATTCCGGCGGCGGCCGCACCGATATGGTCACGAAGGTCCTCGAGAGCCCGCCCCAGCCCGTCGAGTCCTTCCGCTATCACTGCGACTCCGAGTTCCTCACCGAACCCTTAGAGGAGATGCTGGCGGACAAGGGCCTCTACGGCCTGATCGTCTTGGATCGGCGCGAGGCCAACGTCGGCTGGCTGAAAGGTAAGCGCATCGAGCCCGTCAAGTCCGCCTCCTCGCTGGTTCCCGGCAAGCAGCGCAAAGGCGGCCAGTCCGCCCAGCGATTCGCCCGCCTGCGCCTCGAGGCCATCGACAACTTCTACCAGGAGGTCGCGGGGATGGCGAACGACCTGTTCGTCCCCCGGCGCCACGAACTCGACGGGATCCTCGTCGGCGGTCCCTCGCCGACCAAAGACGAGTTCCTCGACGGCGACTACCTCCACCACGAGATCCAGGACAACGTCATCGGCAAGTTCGACGTCGCCTACACCGACGAGTCCGGCCTGAAGGACCTCGTCGACAACGCTGAGGAGGCGCTGGCCGACGCCGAGGTGATGAAGGACAAGAAGGTGATGGAGGAGTTCTTCGAGGAACTCAACGCCGGCGATCAGGCTACGTACGGGTTCGAGCAGACCCGCCGGAACCTGATGATGGGCGCGGTCGACCGGCTGCTCATCAGCGAGGACCTCCGCAAGGACGTCGTCACCTACGACTGTCCGGAGTGTGGCAACACCGACCGCGAAGTCATCGACCGCCGCAAGTCCACGCCCGACCACTCCTGTAACGACTGCGGCACCGAGGTCGAGGCGACCGAGGACGACCGCGAGGACGCGATCGACCACCTCATCGAAATCGCCGAACAGCGGGGTACCGAGACCAAGTTCATCTCGACGGACTTCGAGAAGGGTGAACAGCTCTACAACGCCTTCGGCGGCTTCGCCGGTCTCCTGCGGTACTCCACCGGCGTCTAA
- a CDS encoding CARDB domain-containing protein, producing the protein MWQTPTRRGVLEGVAVGGLVPVAATGTAAPRATMQDAPIDVTIQETNSPVETGAVLEVTATVGYGGSGSLSTDAVLVVGHDPTVVDTQSIQVGAGATATVELTFETAIVDNDQEFPVWVVVDGATDRTNVLVYADTPPVAIDIYRTNDPLATGEVLEVTARLETEGDVSTTETVELIVGHNPTTVDSATVSVPSTGGRLVTLEFETALVANTQEFPARVVGSSDSAEQTVRVIGTNDDPVETNVTFTSCTRAEVSGTFGDGDNVAASTGFYNEGGGEPLYGNTIIEDWIEIGTHVDAPFAGTIVFEIGDERDVSATPDGARVEVPDYGELGTVLTGITLPPDYPTATISRSNPQAQSCLEEIESGAGDGGEGTLSVSISGTNTPVNAGDFLEVTAVVENTGGGSASGTVALVVGHNPQQVDSTSVSLESGASTTVSLGYTTYPAAQTTQFPVRVETPDDSAVRSVTVHGTES; encoded by the coding sequence ATGTGGCAGACACCGACGCGCCGGGGGGTACTCGAGGGTGTCGCGGTCGGGGGACTCGTTCCCGTCGCCGCTACGGGGACCGCCGCGCCGCGGGCGACGATGCAGGACGCACCGATCGACGTAACGATTCAAGAGACGAACAGTCCGGTCGAGACGGGGGCCGTCCTCGAGGTGACCGCGACGGTCGGGTACGGCGGCAGCGGATCCCTATCGACCGACGCCGTGCTCGTCGTCGGCCACGATCCAACGGTCGTCGACACGCAGTCGATACAGGTGGGAGCCGGGGCCACGGCGACCGTCGAACTCACGTTCGAGACGGCGATCGTCGACAACGATCAGGAGTTTCCCGTCTGGGTCGTCGTCGACGGGGCGACCGACCGCACGAACGTCCTCGTCTACGCGGATACGCCGCCGGTCGCGATCGACATCTACCGAACGAACGATCCCCTCGCGACCGGCGAGGTCCTCGAGGTGACCGCACGGCTCGAGACCGAGGGCGACGTGTCGACGACGGAGACCGTCGAGTTGATCGTCGGCCACAATCCGACGACCGTCGATTCGGCGACCGTTTCGGTGCCGTCCACCGGCGGCCGACTGGTGACCCTGGAGTTCGAGACGGCCCTCGTCGCCAACACGCAGGAGTTCCCGGCTCGGGTGGTCGGCTCGTCCGATTCGGCCGAACAGACCGTCCGCGTGATCGGAACGAACGACGACCCCGTTGAGACGAACGTAACCTTCACCTCGTGTACGCGGGCCGAGGTCTCGGGCACGTTCGGCGACGGCGACAACGTGGCGGCGAGCACCGGCTTCTACAACGAGGGCGGGGGCGAACCGCTCTACGGGAACACGATCATCGAAGACTGGATCGAGATCGGTACCCACGTCGACGCGCCGTTCGCGGGCACGATCGTCTTCGAGATCGGCGACGAACGCGACGTCTCCGCCACGCCCGACGGCGCTCGCGTGGAGGTTCCGGATTACGGCGAACTCGGGACAGTGCTGACCGGGATCACGCTGCCGCCGGACTACCCGACCGCGACGATCTCCCGCTCGAACCCGCAGGCCCAATCCTGTCTCGAGGAGATCGAGAGCGGGGCCGGTGACGGCGGCGAGGGGACCCTCTCGGTTTCGATCTCCGGAACGAACACTCCCGTCAACGCCGGCGATTTCCTCGAGGTGACGGCGGTCGTCGAGAACACCGGCGGCGGATCGGCCTCGGGCACCGTCGCGCTCGTCGTCGGTCACAATCCCCAGCAGGTCGACTCGACGAGCGTCTCCCTCGAGTCGGGTGCGAGCACGACGGTGTCGTTGGGCTATACGACCTATCCGGCGGCCCAGACGACTCAGTTCCCGGTTCGGGTCGAGACCCCGGACGACTCGGCCGTCCGGTCGGTCACCGTCCACGGCACCGAGAGCTAG